The genomic DNA TGATGGGTTCAGATTCTGTGCCAGTTGGTCGTTTAGTTCATGCCCATGTAGCCAAGTCTGGATTTTGCGATGACCCTTTTGTGGTCAGCGCGTTAATAGAGTTCTATTCCTCCGCCTGCAACTTGGAGACTGCACGGAAGTTGTTCGATAGAAGTTCCAATAAGGATGTGGTAATCTGGACATCATTGATAGATGGTTACGGGAAAGCAGGGGATGTGGAGAGCGCAAGAGAACTGTTTGAAAAAATGCCTTTTAGGAATGTAATCTCGTGGAGCGCATTGATTGCAGCTTATTCTCGGGTTGGCGACTTCAAAGAGGTGCTCCGTCTGTTTTCACAGATGCAAGAAATGGTTATTAAACCGAATGAATCAGTTCTAGTCAGTGTCCTTACTGCTTGTGCCCACCTAGGTGCGGTCACACAAGGACTGTGGGTCCATTCGTACGCCAAACGGCTCAAGTTCGAGTCTAATCCCATCTTGGCTACTGCATTGATTGATATGTACTCAAAGTGTGGTTTCGTGGAGTTGGCTTTATCGGTTTTCAATGATATGCCTGTCAAAGATGCCAGGGCATGGAATGCTATGATTTCCGGGGTCGCATTAAATGGAGATGGGAGAAAATCCCTCAAGCTGTTCCATGAAATGGTTAACCACGGGATTCGACCCACAGAGACCACATTTGTAGTTGTACTCACTGCTTGTACTCATGCAGGACTTGTTATGGAGGGCCTCAGTTTGTTTGCAGAGATGGGCTCTGTATATAACATTGAACCGAGAATGGAGCATTTGGCTTGTGTTGTGGATCTCTTGGCTCGATCAGGACTAGTGGGCGAGGCCGAGGAGTTTGTAGAGAAAAAGATGGGGGGAATCGAGGGAGCAGATGTTAATGTCTGGGGAGCTTTACTAAGTGCGTGCAGAGTTTATGGAAATGTTGAGCTTGGGAACAGGATTTGGAGAAGGCTAGCCGAGATGGGAATCAATGACTGCGGGAGCCATGTCCTCTCTTATAATATGTACCGGGAAGCAGGGTGGGAACATGAGGCGAAGCAAGTGAGGAAGTTGATTTCCGATGCAGGAATGATGAAGAAGCCGGGatgcagtgtgattgagtTGGATGGCATAGTCGAGGAGTTTGTTGCTGGCGATTTTCGTCATCCGAAGGCTGAAGAGATGTACAAGTTGCTCAATTCCTTTCCCCGGGTGTCGCACTCGGAATAATCACATGCCTCTTAAAATTagaaccatttttttttcctcagaTGATACCAAATGTAAGCTCTACTTTGTATGCATCTCTATCCCTATTAAATTCCAGAAAGCTTCATTCTTGTGAAAACCAATTCTTGAAGTTGAAGATCTGATGAGTCATTATCATTCGGTTAGGAATCTGGATTGCTTTTTATGTTACTGTTAAAGTACCTACCAGTATTTTCTTGCATTTGCATCTTAAAGATGGATCATTTCGCTATTATAAAGTCGCCATGGAAGGAACAGCATCGAATTAGACCGTGCTGGTATCAActttgccaaaaaaaaatgcctaAACACTATGAGCTAGCTAAGGACTGAATACGAGGTACTTGTTAATCATAGCAGAGATCGATCGATGATTCATCTTGAAAAGATTCTGTAATGTCAGATCCAAACTCAATAAATCCCTCCAGCCATTGTCATGTCCACCTGTTATTGGGCCGCATGGGCGGATGCCATGCCCATTTTAATGATGATGGAGCCAGCCCTTCCCTGCCCCAGCAAGAAGGAAGTACTTACTAACTCAGTCCTTGCTTTACCTCCAAGTCCCAAGTCGAAGCTCTTTCCTTTGATTTCACCATCTTTCTTTGCTCGCTCAACCCCGCCAAAAGGGTGCTTTCCGTCTGTTCATGATTGCCCGCCGGCCAAGCGTCAGAGCCCTCCTCAGAACAACACATCAACCGCCCATTGATATTAAGAACTTCCACTCGAGCAAACATGCAAACCAACTGTTCGACCGAAGTTTTCCCTCTAACATCCTGTCCGTTAACCGTTCCATGCTCGAGCACATCCACAAGAACCGCCCTGGTCGATCTCTCGACATCTTCAGGGGGCAACTCCAGCTGGGTTTCTCCGGCAACGTTGATGAAGCCACGGTTGCGGTCGCCCTCAAGGCGTGCAATGGAGACCTCGGACTCGGCTGCCAGCTGCACGGGTTCGCTATCTCTTCAGGGTTTGTCTCGTTCACCACGGTTTCCAACTCCCTGATGAATCTGTACTTTAAAGCTGGAACCTTGGATAGTGCTTTAAACATTTTCGAGAATATCGATGATCCTGATGTTGTTTCTTGGAACACTGTGCTTTCTGGATCAAGGGACAGTGAATCTGCTTTTGCTGTTGCTCTTGCAATGAACCGTAAAGGCGTTTCCTTTGATGCAGTGACTTACACGAAACTGCTTTCCTATTGTTTGGATCTTGAGGGGTTCCTTTTTGGGTTGCAGCTGCATTGCCCTGCGATGAAATGTGGATTAGATTGTGAAGTGTTCGTGGCGAACGCACTCATAACATTATACGCGAGGCAGGGATTGCTAGTTGATGGCAGGAAAGTGTTTGATGAAATGCCGACTCATGATTTAGTTTCCTGGGGTGCAATGATTTCGGGATACACCCAAGAAGGAAATTATGGCTCAGAGTCTATTCGACTATTGATCAGAATGTTGAGGGAGGGTATGAGACCCGATCACGTGTCATTGACCGGTGCTGTCTCAGCCTGCAGTCAAGAAGGAAATTTCGAGCTGGGGAGGCAGATCCATGGCTTGTCTGTGAAAATAGGGCAGGGGAAGCACACCTCTGTCTGTAATATCTTGATGGCCATATATTCGAAGGCACAGGCAACTGAAGATGTGAAGCTAGTCTTCAAGAACATGTTGGAGCGGAATGTCATCTCTTGGACTACGATGATTTCTGCGGACGAGAGGGAAGCTGTCTCTCTTTTTAACAGCATGAGATGGGAAGGAATTTGCCCGAATGATGTTACATTTGTTGGGCTTCTCCACTCCATCACAAGCAGAAATTTGGTACCGGAAGGTCGGATGGTTCATGGGTATTGCATAAGAACCGGTTTTACTTCGGAATTGAATGTTTCAAATTGCCTCATAACCATGTATGCGAAGTTTGAAGAGATGGAGAGTGCTAAGAGGGTTTTTGAAGAGGCTCCCAGCAGAGAGATCATATCTTGGAATGCTTTAATATCTGGGTATGCTCAGAATGGAATGTGTCAAGAAGCTTTGGAGATGTATTTCTCCGCCATAATGGAATCATTTCAGCCGAACCCATACACATTTGGGAGTGCGTTGAGTGCAATAGGCTCTGCTGAGAGTATTTCACTCAGGCAAGGTCAAAGGTGCCATTCTCATATAATAAAACTCGGCCTGGACTCCAATTCGATTGTCTCAGGCTCTCTTCTTGATATGTACGCAAAGCGTGGGAGCATCTCTGAGTCTCTCAGCGTGTTCAGTCAGACTTCTCGAAGGAGCCAGTTTGCTTGGACTGCCATAATTTCTGCTCACGCAAGGCATGGGGACTACGACTCAGCGATGGAGTTatttaaggagatggaagaagaaggagtGAAACCCGACTTGATCACTTACCTTTCCGTGTTAACTGCCTGTGGTAGAAAGGGGATGGTTGATGTAGGGCGTGAGGTCTTCAAGTCAATGATCAGAGACCACTCAATCGAACCGTCGCACGAGCACTACTCTTGCATGGTGGACATGCTGGGTCGAGCAGGGCAGCTCAATGAGGCAGAGGAGCTTCTGGGTCAAACCCCAGGAGGTCCAAGACTCTCGGCCCTGCAGAGTCTGCTAGGCGCCTGCAGGGTGCACGGGAACATGGAGATGGCTGAGAGGGTAGTGGACGCGCTGATGGAGATTGAGCCAATGGAATCAGGTTCGTATGTTCTGATGTCGAACTTGTACGCCGAGAAGGGGCACTGGGAGAAGGTTGCAGAGATAAGGAAGGGGATGAGGGAGAGGGGAGTGGTGAAGGAGATTGGGTTCAGCTGGGTGGATGATGGTTCATTGAGCTTGCACGGTTTCTCCTCCGGAGACATGTCCCACCCTCAATCCGATGATATCTTTAGCATGGCACATTGTTTAGGATTAGAAATGCAATTCTTAAGAGAGAAGGATGATGGAGAGGACAGCTGCAATATAAGCTCGACGAGGGAGGAAAGCTTGGCCTCGCTGTAATGCGTGGTCATAGATGTCCATTCACGTAACCATAGGATATTCTTTTTCCACCCCGGCTATGATATCGGTTCGTTGAGGTGCTTGTAAATGTAACATTAAATGAGAAATTGCAGGAACTAGTGAGCAAAGAAGGCGTGAGCAGAACAGCATTTGTGAACCAATTAGCAGGAATGCATACATGAATACAGTAGAAATTGGCTTGGATAAAAAATTCTGAAGGTTGACTATCGCTTATGATGTGAGGGACAGGCTTATTTGCTAAATGCCGATTATTAGCACATACAATTCGGCCGGTCGATTTTCATAACCCTGTTGTACAAAGATGGgacataaataataattccaacaaaaaatgaaaaaaaaaattataagagtAAAAAACGCGAATGGAACATAAATAATTCAACAAACAATAAAGAAATTGTAACGATCGGGTACATTATGTTGATTTTATACTAGCGCCGTTAATTTTGTGCCGACGCGGTTTTTGACATATCATGTCATGATGATGTGGCTCTTACGTGAcgatttataaattttaaataaattaaattaaattacaaataaaaataaaaattaaatattcaaacaataataaaaaaattattattaaaataaaaaaataaataaacatgaaattattttaacaatcaaattaaaaataattcaataaataaaatgtttataaaattcaaataaaatataaataaattaacttaaaataCTATAAtcaaaacataaataaaaatcatttcaaaaattaaatttaataaaaataaaattaaaataaattaaagtaaatttagaaaaaaaaaaagagggataggtaaagaaatataaatgtttataaaattaaaataaaagaagaaaaaaaataatgaaacatttaaaaaattggaaaatatacttaaaaataacatacttattttaaaaattaaactattttgggggggggggggagtaACAGAGGTCTCTGTTAAAGTGAGATCTCCAATCATGAGTGGGGGTGCCCCATCCCCTATTATGGTCGCTGGTTGTCTTAGAAATTGCCGCCGACGACGTTAAGAGTGTGCTGGTAGGTGGGAGTGCCCCCACCCCAACTCCCGATTcgactgaaaaaaaataaaaaatagaaaggtGATTTTAtatgagaaataaaaatgatataaataatcataaaatgaatgaagtgattttgtatgagaaataaaaatgatataaataatcataaaatGTAAGGGCAAGATACGAACCTGCGCGAGTAGAGCCCACATGATTTCTAATCATGCCCGATGACCACTCCAGCACGCCCACTTCaatgatatatttttgaaCTCTTAGTACTTataatttactaaaaaataGTCATTACACGGAAGTTTCATGGGCATGGGCAAGCCCAATAATAATTAGAGTGATTTAAATTGTGTATGTCTCACTTCTCCCTCTTTCATTCCACTCGAAAAACCCCCAGTTCCATGTGCTCCCTAACAACAATGGTGATCCCAGCTTCTCTCCCTTTGTTTGCtttctttcaaaattcatttataatatatcGATTTGTCTGGACGAACCTGTAGTTGATTTGTAGATGGGAGAAGcaatgaaagtaagaacacacacacatatatatatatatatatatacatacttgcctctatatatatatatatatactttcattatatatatgaaaggtAGAATATAGTGGGTCCAATCAGTTGACCTCAGAACTTCAGTTGCTGAGttgaattttctcaattttttgagttctttcaaaacaaacaaagttttagttttttaattaatatatatggatatatttttggaaccattctttattttctcaaaGTTTTagctttttcaaaaaataaattttaattttaattttaaaattttaaaaagatataaatattatttgtgGGACTGATCGTTATTTTCTCAGGGTTTTGAGCTTTTCCAAAAAgatgaattatttatttttattaaaacatACGATATAGATTTATGAGATAGgtcattttttcattttttaaattataaatattttatgataagaTTTAGATAAAACAATCATATAAGctaatagttttttttaattaggttttcaaaataaaataaaattagatagTATTATTGTAGATATGACGagttatatatttgattttcaaaaagcaaatcggatctatattttttttaatagatatagatagatagattataGATATGATGtgttatctatattatattatgcatgatGAGATGTAATATATAGGGGAGGAATCACATAAATTGTGACCAATTTGCCTCTAAAAGATATTACTATCATTAgagttctttaattttttgtacgtcatgcgagtttaatttaGTACTTCTATAATTAGACTTATGAAAAtaagttcaatttttttactttttctcacaTATAAACTTTTGCATAATTTTTTCGTTCTCTAATTTTATGCATGTGGTTAAATAAGACAAAATATAACACTACATGAATTTTGACAAcgttcaaaataaaaattcatcatGTTGTGattggaatttttttaaattttttatgcataattttgataatattgaatttttcaagACTTATATTGAGTTCTCTTTTTCTATATAATTCGgttttccttattttatttgtgaaattaaattactatTAGTCTTATATATCTAATAGTACATTGTTATTGAttgtaaattaatattttaaataatttataatacatattttataaataaaattagcataaaaaatttcacatcatattccGTGCAACGTGTGGGCTACACtacaagcaaaaaaaaaaagatataaataatCATACAATGTATGCCTCTAGGTTTAAGAGGTGgcttagaaaaaaagaaagtaaaaaaaggGTGATTTagtatgagaaaaaaaaaaggatttgaAACCTGAGTGACAAGATTCGACAGTTATATTGAGTTctctttttattatataatttgttttctttattttatttgtgaaattaaattactattagtcttatatatttaatagtatatttttattgattgtaaATTAAGGGCCCGTTTGGTTAGCGAGTTAAAATCaccatgattttaactttaactttaactctacactacacaacaaaatacacatttaaaaagtcaaactggtggggcCCATATCTTATTCAAACACACAATCTCATTATACACAATTATCTACTACatccattcattttatttattaccgACTTCATCTTGTTTCCGCTTGCCATATTGCATCTGCAATACGGTTACGTAGTGCATCCATTTCCCTGCTTCTCATGTTTACGTCAACCCGATCTCCAATTAGATGAGGAGGATTTCGGAATTCATCGTAATATTgccatgcatttccatgctCTGCGAATAATCTGTCGTGATAATTATTAAGCCGAATGAAATTATGCAATACGAAGCATGCAAGAGTAATTTGTCCTTGGCAAACCGGGCCGTAATTTGGCATTGACCGCAGTATGGCAAATCTGCTCTTCAGCACCCCAAAACACCGCTCGATAACATTACGAACGGATGCGTGCCGCTGATTGAATAACTCTTTCTCCGTCGTTGGTGGTGTGTCGTCATTAAAGTCACTGCGATGGTACCTCTGCCCTTTGTAAGGAGCCATATAACCGGGAATATTGGGGTATCCagcatcaacaacataatattgttctgtaatattataaatattgatCTAATATATAAGAGTTGTAAAATGTAATTATGGAAATACATACGCGATTGACAACAAAACATGCGATATGAGTAAGAACTTACCACCACATGGAGCGGGGAATGTTTGCAATGTAGCGGAATCGGACAAAATTCTCGAGTCATGAGCCGAACCCTCCCATCCAGTCACGACATGTGTGAACATCATGTCATGCGAACAAGCGGCGAGAACATTTTGCGTAATCTCGTTATTTCGATCGCGATACGCGCCTCTCACCGATGAAGGAACAGTAGCCGACACGTGTGTTCCATCGATTGCTCCAATGCAATTCTACGAGAATAATGGAAAGAATAcgaattacaaattaattggaaaacTTAACTGCCAAATTAATATCTCATTCTACTGCTCATACCTTAAAGAATGGGTACCATTTTCGGCATCTCTGAATTTCAGGCTGCACGTCAACGTTCCTCCGTCTTATGTATGTTGGTGACAATGAATGAATTCCTCTAACTATTACCTTGATGAGCCGTGACACCGTCTCCTTAGAATGCTGAAAGCGTTCGGCAACCACAGACAATCGCGTACTATGTCCAACAACCATTAAGAACATGCCGACCATTTCCTCGACGGTTGTACCTTTCCTGGTATTTCTGATTCCACAGTTTGCCCTTAACGTATCGCACAAGTTATGAAATACGTGAGGGTGCATCCTGAAATTCTCGAAACACCTTGTGTCATTGGCAAGAACTTCCTCTATGTAATGTCTACCTTGTAGCGTTGAGGTTCTACAAGGAATGTTGCGCGGGACATGTTGTTCGGCCGCTGCATTCTCAAGCGCAAGATAAATCCACATAAGCTCATTGTCGTAATCTTCTTCATCACTTGGTTGAGTTTCATTTCGTCGTGAATTACCATGTCTTGGCATCGTGCCTTCCTTTTTGCTCAGCAGACTATAGTGAGAAACAAAATGGCATCAACTACGTAAGTTGGATTTTTACGGTGAAACGAATCAAGTTTCAACCACTGTATACGAATGCAAGAAATTATGCACAAACAAAATAGACAAATAGCACAGCATTCACATATAACCAAGGTAAACAATCAAAGCAACGTACTTGCACACACAACAAATATAAAAGGGAAGTGTTTATTTAATGTCATAGCATTTAAACGATACGAAATTACGATAGAGTTGAGGATGCATCATGCCCACTCAAGGGGCAACAAGGCGACGAACCCATGGAAGCCTTGTATCATCGAGCAAGCACATGAACATACGCCTTGTCTGCTCATCCTTTGCTAGACAATCACTGGCCACGAGGTACTCTTCAATGGACAGTTGTGGACGCAAAACATTCAGTACAGCCATCGACTCTTCGATAGAACCCGGAGCTGGTTTTGGAGGGCTCGtcacagatttacttctcttcGATGTCGGAGGGGTACAAAttctctccttctccctcCTGCTCATATTGCACTTCAACATGTCGAGGCACTCTTGCAATCGGGAGTCAGCGTTGGAACTCCTTCTACGCACTTGCCGACGGGACGCTGTAACAACAGGTTCGGCAACCTCATGGACCGGGTCATCACTATCGCCGGAGCCCTCTTCAAGATTGACTGGTTCTTTTCCCCGATTTGCCGCTGCTGCTAGGAATTCTTCTTCCATGCGTGCATAAGTTTCTGGGCTCTTTGGTGGTTCTGCAGACGACATTCGTAACGCACCTGTTGCTGTCTTAGATCTGAACAACTCATTTAATGAGTTGTAATGCTTGAAGCCTTTTGCTTGGAAACTCTTGTACCCACTGTTCTTCtgcatgtaaataaaaatgaacagTTGCACAGTAACGACTTACAGTAAAAACATACAAATTGGAAATCATCAGTAAGGCAGGTTATTATTACTATACCTTAATAAATTTGTCCCACACATGAGCACTTGCCTTCACCGTGTTGGTTGTCTCATCCCAACCGACACCAGTGTGCGAAACAAGCTCAGTGAACTGCGTGTATTGGGTCCGCAGCCTTCGAAGCTTCTGCTGCAACTTCTTGATGCCGAGAGTGGTGCCTGGAAATTGCTCTTCCAGCTCCTTATTCATTTGTTGCCAATCCTTTCCTTTCCAAGATGTAGTATGCGTCCTTGTGAACTTCTCGAGCAACACGTCAATGAAAGCACTCTCCAATGCATCTGTCCACTCAAGTATTCCATCACCCTTGGGGGCCATCTCATGCTAAATGCTGCAGCAAAAACTTACAAAGCCACGCACGTAACTACCATTATGAAACACAGGTCAGACTATACTGCTCATACAACACGCGAACTGAAATTGGAATACTCCAAAATACAAGCTAATAACTATTTATGTAGTCCTCGCGTTGTGCGGgc from Punica granatum isolate Tunisia-2019 chromosome 2, ASM765513v2, whole genome shotgun sequence includes the following:
- the LOC116196682 gene encoding pentatricopeptide repeat-containing protein At5g66520-like → MKQTFLFHRHPSAVSQVLSFQRTKKTVVISDNLPFSRHFRKSRNDPPLQMIRTSVFKTDQTKTLTWLVQRCKSLNQLKELHAHLLKFDLPDNPASIGPLLSFAATSKNGSFFSYARSIFRYLRKRNAFVYNTMIRGYVQSNPPVSSVLCYLDMLESGIAANNYTFPPLIKACTLMGSDSVPVGRLVHAHVAKSGFCDDPFVVSALIEFYSSACNLETARKLFDRSSNKDVVIWTSLIDGYGKAGDVESARELFEKMPFRNVISWSALIAAYSRVGDFKEVLRLFSQMQEMVIKPNESVLVSVLTACAHLGAVTQGLWVHSYAKRLKFESNPILATALIDMYSKCGFVELALSVFNDMPVKDARAWNAMISGVALNGDGRKSLKLFHEMVNHGIRPTETTFVVVLTACTHAGLVMEGLSLFAEMGSVYNIEPRMEHLACVVDLLARSGLVGEAEEFVEKKMGGIEGADVNVWGALLSACRVYGNVELGNRIWRRLAEMGINDCGSHVLSYNMYREAGWEHEAKQVRKLISDAGMMKKPGCSVIELDGIVEEFVAGDFRHPKAEEMYKLLNSFPRVSHSE
- the LOC116197769 gene encoding uncharacterized protein LOC116197769 — translated: MAPKGDGILEWTDALESAFIDVLLEKFTRTHTTSWKGKDWQQMNKELEEQFPGTTLGIKKLQQKLRRLRTQYTQFTELVSHTGVGWDETTNTVKASAHVWDKFIKKNSGYKSFQAKGFKHYNSLNELFRSKTATGALRMSSAEPPKSPETYARMEEEFLAAAANRGKEPVNLEEGSGDSDDPVHEVAEPVVTASRRQVRRRSSNADSRLQECLDMLKCNMSRREKERICTPPTSKRSKSVTSPPKPAPGSIEESMAVLNVLRPQLSIEEYLVASDCLAKDEQTRRMFMCLLDDTRLPWVRRLVAP
- the LOC116196681 gene encoding pentatricopeptide repeat-containing protein At4g32430, mitochondrial, coding for MIARRPSVRALLRTTHQPPIDIKNFHSSKHANQLFDRSFPSNILSVNRSMLEHIHKNRPGRSLDIFRGQLQLGFSGNVDEATVAVALKACNGDLGLGCQLHGFAISSGFVSFTTVSNSLMNLYFKAGTLDSALNIFENIDDPDVVSWNTVLSGSRDSESAFAVALAMNRKGVSFDAVTYTKLLSYCLDLEGFLFGLQLHCPAMKCGLDCEVFVANALITLYARQGLLVDGRKVFDEMPTHDLVSWGAMISGYTQEGNYGSESIRLLIRMLREGMRPDHVSLTGAVSACSQEGNFELGRQIHGLSVKIGQGKHTSVCNILMAIYSKAQATEDVKLVFKNMLERNVISWTTMISADEREAVSLFNSMRWEGICPNDVTFVGLLHSITSRNLVPEGRMVHGYCIRTGFTSELNVSNCLITMYAKFEEMESAKRVFEEAPSREIISWNALISGYAQNGMCQEALEMYFSAIMESFQPNPYTFGSALSAIGSAESISLRQGQRCHSHIIKLGLDSNSIVSGSLLDMYAKRGSISESLSVFSQTSRRSQFAWTAIISAHARHGDYDSAMELFKEMEEEGVKPDLITYLSVLTACGRKGMVDVGREVFKSMIRDHSIEPSHEHYSCMVDMLGRAGQLNEAEELLGQTPGGPRLSALQSLLGACRVHGNMEMAERVVDALMEIEPMESGSYVLMSNLYAEKGHWEKVAEIRKGMRERGVVKEIGFSWVDDGSLSLHGFSSGDMSHPQSDDIFSMAHCLGLEMQFLREKDDGEDSCNISSTREESLASL